Proteins from a genomic interval of Polaribacter sp. Q13:
- a CDS encoding universal stress protein has protein sequence MKTILLPTDFSDNSWNAIEYALNFYKHSMCNFYLLHVNRLNDVVMEDYLYENAQDLLVDVNVESSKKQLKALQKKITLNFKNKNHKFYTLTDSNFFIESIRHHVQEKKVDVIVMGTKGASGFAGFITGSNTGDVITKVKCTTLVVPENAKFNKIEEIAFPTDFSLSNDLQLLQPIIDILEEKKASLRVLNISKKVTALNDDQQKSKELLEDYFYNYKHSFHFLTNKKVEDAVQCFVNSRNIDMIAMVAKNLNYFQQILFHTKVAEISYHTDVPFLVLHE, from the coding sequence ATGAAAACTATTTTACTCCCTACAGATTTTTCAGACAATTCTTGGAATGCAATTGAGTACGCTTTAAATTTTTATAAGCACTCAATGTGCAATTTTTACCTATTACATGTTAATCGATTAAATGACGTTGTAATGGAAGATTATCTTTATGAAAATGCCCAAGATCTTCTTGTAGATGTAAATGTAGAAAGTTCAAAAAAACAATTAAAAGCCCTTCAAAAAAAAATAACGTTAAACTTTAAGAATAAAAACCATAAATTTTACACTTTAACAGATTCTAACTTTTTTATTGAATCTATTAGACATCATGTACAAGAGAAAAAGGTAGATGTAATTGTTATGGGAACAAAAGGAGCCAGTGGTTTTGCTGGGTTTATTACAGGTAGCAATACAGGAGATGTTATTACAAAAGTAAAATGTACAACTTTAGTGGTACCCGAAAATGCTAAATTTAATAAAATAGAAGAAATTGCGTTTCCCACAGATTTTTCATTATCTAACGATTTACAATTATTACAACCCATAATAGATATTTTAGAAGAGAAAAAAGCATCTTTACGAGTTTTAAATATTAGTAAAAAAGTTACCGCTTTAAATGATGATCAACAAAAAAGCAAAGAATTATTAGAAGATTATTTTTATAATTATAAACACAGTTTTCATTTTTTAACAAATAAAAAAGTGGAAGATGCTGTACAATGTTTTGTAAATAGTAGAAATATAGATATGATTGCTATGGTAGCAAAAAATCTTAATTATTTTCAACAAATATTATTTCATACTAAGGTAGCCGAAATAAGTTATCATACAGATGTTCCTTTTTTAGTACTTCATGAATAA
- a CDS encoding response regulator, producing MRKILLIEDDVVLRENTSELLELSNYEVINASNGKIGVQLAKKIVPDIVVCDIMMPELDGYGVLEALTNNEKTQHIPFIFLSAKTERIDVRKGMDLGADDYITKPFSEDELINAIESRLAKAAILKDRRETKLAVKEEKDDIRSLNDLKNYFEDNGETFLFAKDATIYKEGNNSNYIYLINSGLIKCHKLDEQGKQLTTALYKEDDLFGYTSFSQNLAYQESATAIQKTELVGISKKTLTSVLNKNHKVTLELIELLTEDLAVVKDQLLQMAYSSVSKKTAKTILMFAEKLNRKPEDQIKISRNDLASVAGIATETLIRTMSSFKKQGLIEIEGRTIRILDLEKLRDIC from the coding sequence ATGAGAAAAATACTATTAATTGAAGATGATGTAGTTTTAAGAGAAAACACGTCAGAACTTTTAGAATTATCTAACTATGAAGTTATAAATGCTTCTAATGGTAAAATAGGGGTACAACTAGCAAAAAAAATAGTGCCAGACATTGTTGTTTGTGATATTATGATGCCAGAACTAGATGGTTATGGTGTATTAGAAGCTTTAACCAATAACGAAAAAACACAACACATCCCTTTTATATTTTTATCTGCAAAAACAGAAAGAATAGATGTAAGAAAAGGAATGGATTTAGGTGCAGATGATTATATAACCAAGCCTTTTAGTGAAGATGAACTTATAAATGCAATAGAAAGTAGACTTGCAAAAGCGGCTATTTTAAAAGATCGTAGAGAAACAAAACTAGCAGTAAAAGAAGAAAAAGATGACATTAGAAGCCTTAATGATTTAAAAAATTATTTTGAAGATAATGGAGAAACCTTTCTTTTTGCTAAAGATGCAACAATTTATAAAGAAGGTAATAACTCTAATTACATTTACTTAATAAATAGCGGACTTATAAAATGTCATAAGCTAGATGAGCAAGGTAAACAACTTACAACAGCGCTGTATAAAGAAGATGATTTGTTTGGGTATACCTCTTTTTCTCAAAATTTAGCGTATCAAGAATCTGCCACCGCAATTCAGAAAACAGAACTGGTTGGGATTTCTAAAAAAACATTAACCAGTGTTTTAAATAAAAACCATAAAGTAACTTTAGAGTTAATAGAATTGTTAACAGAAGATTTAGCCGTTGTAAAAGACCAACTTTTACAAATGGCGTATAGCTCTGTAAGTAAAAAAACGGCAAAGACAATTTTAATGTTTGCAGAAAAATTAAATAGAAAACCAGAAGATCAAATTAAAATTTCTAGAAACGATTTGGCAAGTGTTGCAGGTATTGCTACAGAGACATTAATAAGAACAATGTCTAGCTTTAAAAAACAAGGTTTAATAGAAATTGAAGGTAGAACTATTAGAATTTTAGACTTAGAAAAATTAAGAGATATTTGTTGA
- a CDS encoding PAS domain-containing sensor histidine kinase, which translates to MLNKEQDIFNVLFEAVSEGVVVVNDKQNIVSVNTSVEKMFGYNPRELVGKALNILIPRNYHAGHGAHFKGFMNNKEKRQMGNGRDLYGVRKNGDVFPLEAGLNPFEIYGETFVMALVIDISVRKQQEEEIYKLNEELEKKVCERTKELSKTVHELKEVNIELDAENHKRIEAENQIKAALKKEKELNELKTKFLSLVSHEFKTPLSGILTSTMLLGKYKLAEQQEKRDKHLETITNKVHYLNNILNDFLSIEILDSGKINYKFHTFKLSKVVDEVIYNANMLLKEGQRIKYPEDIDEISLTQDEKTVALALTNLINNAIKYSPENTEINIEIRQDKTTTTIKIIDNGIGIPKADQKNIFNRYFRAENALLTEGTGIGLNIIKSHLNNLGGTITFESEENIGSTFTMKIINKAI; encoded by the coding sequence ATGCTAAATAAAGAGCAAGATATTTTTAATGTACTTTTTGAAGCCGTCTCTGAGGGGGTTGTAGTTGTAAATGATAAACAAAATATAGTTTCTGTAAATACATCTGTAGAAAAAATGTTTGGCTACAACCCTAGAGAACTTGTAGGAAAGGCCTTAAATATTTTAATACCACGTAATTATCATGCTGGTCATGGGGCTCATTTTAAGGGTTTTATGAATAATAAAGAAAAAAGACAGATGGGTAATGGGAGAGATTTGTATGGCGTTAGAAAAAATGGAGATGTATTTCCGTTAGAAGCAGGTTTAAATCCGTTTGAAATTTATGGAGAAACATTTGTTATGGCTTTAGTTATAGATATTTCTGTGAGAAAACAGCAAGAAGAAGAAATCTATAAATTAAATGAAGAGCTAGAAAAAAAGGTTTGTGAAAGAACCAAAGAATTAAGTAAAACGGTTCATGAATTAAAGGAGGTAAATATTGAATTAGATGCCGAAAACCATAAGAGAATAGAAGCCGAAAACCAAATTAAGGCAGCTTTAAAAAAGGAAAAAGAACTGAACGAATTAAAAACCAAATTTTTATCGTTAGTTTCTCATGAATTTAAAACACCTTTAAGTGGTATTTTAACCTCTACCATGTTGTTGGGTAAATACAAATTAGCAGAACAGCAAGAAAAAAGAGACAAGCATTTAGAAACCATAACCAATAAAGTTCATTATTTAAATAATATTTTAAATGATTTTTTATCAATAGAAATATTAGATTCAGGTAAAATAAATTACAAATTTCATACTTTTAAACTAAGTAAGGTAGTAGATGAGGTAATTTATAATGCAAATATGCTTTTAAAAGAAGGGCAAAGAATTAAATATCCAGAAGATATAGATGAAATATCTTTAACTCAAGATGAAAAAACAGTGGCATTAGCGTTGACTAATTTAATAAACAATGCTATTAAATATTCTCCAGAAAATACAGAAATAAATATAGAAATAAGGCAAGATAAAACCACTACCACTATTAAAATTATAGACAATGGTATTGGCATTCCAAAAGCAGATCAGAAAAATATATTTAATCGTTATTTTAGGGCAGAAAACGCTTTACTTACAGAAGGAACAGGAATTGGATTAAATATTATTAAAAGTCATTTAAACAATTTAGGAGGAACTATTACTTTTGAAAGTGAAGAAAATATTGGATCTACTTTTACAATGAAGATTATTAATAAGGCAATATGA